One window from the genome of Mucilaginibacter ginsenosidivorans encodes:
- a CDS encoding SusC/RagA family TonB-linked outer membrane protein: MKRSFTISGLVLFFFLFISSAFAQNVAVRGKVTDASTGETLIGVSVLVKGTSNGAQTDVNGGYSINAPSNATLVFSYIGYTSQEVPVNGQLLINVKLQAQANSLSEVVVVGYGTQKKVDVTGSIATVKGDEIAKQASTNPLSALQGKVAGLNIVNSGSPGSSPQITIRGTGTIYGGTGLLYVVDGALYDDINFLNPADIDNISILKDGSSTAIYGERAANGVILVTTKRGKKGTATVNYNAYAGWQHVTNQVKMADATEYATAINELQTENGASALFADPASFGKGTDWYGQILRDAFVTNHQVSINGGAEKSDYNLSVGYLDQDGIVKTNSYNRYTLHLTDNYQPYKNLKLGISASGQYSRSRNVDGGIFHELYGAAPVVPVYYADGTYGDPSDFNLGGGNNYNPQVTLDYFNSHSANYRFTGNAFAELTIAKHFKLRSSLGGDFGENETLSYIPVYKATLSQQATQSSLSRNRSETRNWLQENTLTYDNTFANDHHVTVLVGYSSEQRQGYTLNASAQNVPGDGSYEYYFSTNGTNYNLSDAGSLLTFQSEFARVNYSYKDTYLLNASVRRDGNSQFYNPPSNNGYSVLPAVGLGWVISNEDFMKNQHIFNFLKLRGGYGEVANADLPFNVAKATINGGYYAIFGNPTVAYPGSSVTTITPPFIVVERSHNTDIGLEGGLLDNHLTFEADFYNRVTKNAVFAIPVLGSLGLTGGPIGNQADIQNRGFEFLVTWKKSVNKDFSYSVSGNFSINNNKVLNVSTGRNPIYGGGNGITNGALATITVEGQPIGEFYGYKVAGIFQQDQTSGPQPNAKAGDFQYVDENHDGVIDGRDRVNLGNPNPKYNYGFNTSFTYKGFDLALDFQGVAGVSIYNANIAYRFGNENFTQDFYQHRWHGAGTSNTYPSVKVGSNANSAPNSFFVESGAYFRVRNAQLGYTLPGNLLSKVGVQKVRFFANAQNPLNFFKYKGFSPEVGGGPTEAGLDANVYPLYATYNFGVNVTF, encoded by the coding sequence ATGAAAAGAAGTTTTACTATTTCAGGGTTGGTGCTGTTTTTCTTTCTTTTTATTTCTTCTGCCTTCGCACAAAACGTAGCAGTAAGAGGTAAGGTAACAGATGCTTCGACAGGCGAAACGCTTATCGGTGTATCCGTGCTTGTAAAAGGAACGTCGAACGGTGCGCAAACCGATGTTAACGGGGGCTATTCGATCAATGCCCCGTCAAATGCCACCTTAGTATTCAGCTATATTGGCTATACATCACAGGAAGTTCCCGTGAACGGGCAACTGCTTATTAACGTTAAATTGCAGGCACAGGCAAACTCGCTGAGCGAGGTTGTGGTTGTAGGTTACGGTACCCAAAAGAAAGTGGACGTAACCGGTTCCATCGCTACGGTAAAGGGCGATGAAATTGCCAAACAGGCATCAACTAACCCGCTAAGCGCCTTACAGGGTAAGGTTGCCGGTTTAAACATTGTCAATTCGGGTTCGCCGGGTTCTTCGCCGCAGATCACAATCCGTGGTACCGGTACTATTTATGGTGGCACAGGCTTGCTTTATGTAGTTGATGGTGCGCTGTACGACGACATCAACTTTTTGAACCCGGCTGATATTGATAACATCAGTATCCTTAAGGATGGTTCGAGTACCGCCATTTACGGCGAACGTGCCGCTAACGGCGTTATCCTGGTAACTACCAAAAGAGGTAAAAAAGGAACAGCGACTGTTAATTACAACGCTTATGCCGGCTGGCAGCATGTTACCAACCAGGTAAAAATGGCGGACGCTACGGAATATGCAACGGCCATTAATGAGTTGCAGACAGAGAACGGCGCGTCGGCGTTATTCGCCGATCCTGCATCTTTTGGAAAAGGAACCGACTGGTACGGCCAGATATTGCGCGATGCTTTCGTAACTAACCACCAGGTTTCGATCAACGGCGGGGCCGAAAAATCGGATTACAACTTATCTGTCGGGTACCTGGACCAGGACGGTATTGTAAAGACCAATAGCTACAACCGTTACACACTGCATTTGACCGATAACTATCAGCCTTACAAAAACCTGAAGCTGGGTATCAGCGCGAGCGGGCAATATTCAAGATCGAGAAATGTTGACGGGGGGATTTTCCACGAGTTATATGGCGCTGCGCCGGTAGTTCCTGTTTATTATGCGGATGGAACTTATGGCGACCCAAGCGACTTCAACCTGGGCGGGGGTAACAATTACAACCCGCAGGTTACCTTAGATTATTTTAACTCGCACTCTGCCAACTACCGTTTTACGGGTAATGCGTTTGCTGAACTCACCATTGCCAAACACTTTAAATTAAGGTCGTCTTTAGGCGGTGATTTTGGAGAAAACGAAACGCTAAGCTATATCCCGGTATATAAAGCTACCCTTTCACAGCAGGCTACACAGTCTTCGCTGTCAAGAAACCGCAGCGAGACCCGCAACTGGTTGCAGGAAAATACGCTGACTTACGACAATACCTTCGCAAACGATCATCACGTAACAGTTTTAGTAGGCTATTCGTCTGAGCAACGGCAGGGATACACGCTGAATGCTTCGGCACAAAATGTTCCGGGTGATGGTTCCTACGAATATTATTTCAGCACCAACGGCACAAACTATAACCTTTCCGATGCAGGGTCGTTGCTGACTTTCCAATCGGAGTTTGCCAGGGTGAATTACTCCTATAAGGACACCTACCTGTTAAACGCGTCGGTTCGTCGCGATGGTAACTCACAATTCTACAACCCGCCAAGCAATAATGGTTACAGCGTGCTGCCTGCTGTTGGTTTAGGTTGGGTTATCAGTAACGAGGACTTCATGAAAAACCAGCATATATTCAATTTCCTGAAGCTTAGAGGCGGTTACGGAGAGGTTGCAAATGCCGACCTTCCGTTCAATGTGGCTAAGGCGACAATAAACGGTGGTTATTACGCCATCTTTGGCAATCCAACGGTTGCTTATCCGGGTTCCAGCGTAACCACAATAACTCCTCCGTTCATCGTGGTTGAACGCTCGCACAATACCGATATTGGTTTAGAAGGTGGTCTTTTAGATAACCATCTGACTTTCGAAGCCGATTTCTATAATCGTGTAACCAAAAATGCGGTATTTGCTATCCCGGTATTGGGTTCGTTAGGTTTAACAGGCGGACCGATAGGCAACCAGGCCGATATCCAGAACCGCGGTTTTGAATTCTTAGTGACCTGGAAGAAATCAGTAAACAAGGATTTCTCGTACAGTGTTAGCGGTAACTTCTCTATCAACAACAATAAAGTGTTGAATGTGTCTACCGGGCGTAACCCGATATATGGCGGCGGTAACGGCATCACCAACGGAGCGTTGGCGACCATTACGGTTGAAGGGCAGCCTATCGGCGAATTTTACGGCTATAAGGTTGCAGGTATATTCCAGCAGGATCAAACCTCCGGCCCTCAGCCAAACGCAAAAGCAGGCGACTTCCAGTACGTTGACGAGAATCACGACGGTGTTATCGATGGTCGTGACCGTGTGAACCTGGGCAATCCGAATCCAAAATACAACTACGGTTTCAATACCAGCTTTACCTACAAAGGGTTCGACCTGGCACTGGATTTCCAGGGTGTTGCAGGCGTAAGTATCTATAACGCAAACATTGCTTACCGCTTTGGTAACGAAAACTTCACCCAGGACTTTTACCAGCACCGCTGGCACGGAGCAGGTACATCAAATACCTATCCTTCGGTTAAAGTCGGTTCCAATGCCAACTCTGCTCCAAACTCTTTCTTTGTTGAAAGCGGTGCTTATTTCAGGGTTAGGAATGCGCAGTTAGGTTACACGCTTCCGGGCAACCTGTTGTCGAAAGTAGGGGTGCAGAAAGTAAGATTCTTCGCAAACGCGCAGAACCCGCTTAACTTCTTTAAATACAAAGGCTTTAGCCCTGAAGTTGGCGGCGGCCCTACCGAGGCAGGTTTGGATGCGAATGTGTACCCGCTTTATGCGACGTATAATTTTGGTGTGAACGTTACTTTTTAA